The following are encoded in a window of Candidatus Tanganyikabacteria bacterium genomic DNA:
- a CDS encoding PDZ domain-containing protein — MIKERRSLGSRVGRGLLIFGLMAGSFGVGMGVTPLKVAAETRSVSTFLHVYDLVRNEFIDRSIKDSKLEYGAIRGMLDTLDDPYTRFMEPKVFRSMQEERHGSFSGIGIQIGIRDKKLTVIAPIEDTPAWKAGLKSGDHILEVDGKPTKDMAIEEAVSLIRGQRGTKVKLQIERPGNPKPFPLAITRDNIVTKAVKSRELDGGIAYIKLSSFMSETADQEMRDALEKFKDKKALVLDLRGNPGGLLPNAVTIGLMFIEKGPIAQIVDREGNKERLPADDQPSSNKPVWPKSKPVVVLVDNGSASASEILGGALQDSHSAVLIGTKTFGKGLVQTVHALEGGAGLAITTNKYLTAGGNDIHKRGIIPDIVQEPMKVAQLPKGEAEDIPLEERKGWKDLQLDKGVAYLKGKLGMGPVVPIPAKNPALAEAGAPAGNQQAALPEIPKVLELSANVAFKPKATSLGGARDEAALINVLTDISAKLHGLTADQLSAIAKHKEFRIEVVGEASAEEGDGVAGERAEHVAAFVRGFFLNLGIPVKAQDLKVQARRKAEAEGTVEVRINLPYGEVLTGH, encoded by the coding sequence ATGATCAAGGAGCGGCGCTCCCTGGGTAGTCGAGTCGGGCGCGGCCTGCTGATTTTCGGCCTGATGGCCGGGTCGTTCGGCGTAGGCATGGGCGTGACGCCGCTCAAGGTGGCGGCCGAGACCCGCAGCGTCTCGACCTTCCTGCACGTCTACGACCTGGTCCGAAACGAGTTCATCGACCGGTCGATCAAGGATTCCAAGCTCGAGTACGGCGCCATCCGCGGGATGCTCGACACCCTGGACGATCCCTACACGCGCTTCATGGAGCCCAAGGTCTTCCGCAGCATGCAGGAAGAGCGCCATGGCTCGTTCTCGGGCATCGGCATCCAGATCGGCATCCGCGACAAGAAGCTCACGGTCATCGCGCCCATCGAGGACACCCCCGCCTGGAAGGCCGGCCTCAAGAGCGGAGACCACATCCTGGAGGTCGACGGCAAGCCCACCAAGGACATGGCCATCGAGGAGGCCGTGAGCCTCATACGCGGGCAACGGGGCACCAAGGTGAAGCTGCAGATCGAGCGGCCGGGCAATCCGAAGCCGTTCCCGCTGGCCATCACCCGCGACAACATAGTCACGAAGGCCGTGAAGAGCCGCGAACTGGACGGCGGCATCGCCTACATCAAGCTCTCGTCCTTCATGAGCGAGACCGCCGACCAGGAGATGCGCGACGCCCTGGAGAAGTTCAAGGACAAGAAGGCCCTCGTACTCGATCTGCGGGGCAATCCGGGCGGCCTGCTGCCAAATGCCGTCACCATCGGCCTGATGTTCATCGAGAAGGGCCCCATCGCGCAAATAGTGGATCGCGAGGGCAACAAGGAGCGCCTGCCCGCCGACGATCAACCGTCCAGCAACAAGCCGGTCTGGCCGAAGAGCAAGCCGGTGGTCGTGCTCGTGGACAACGGGTCGGCTTCGGCCTCGGAAATCCTTGGCGGCGCGCTGCAGGACTCGCATTCGGCGGTCCTGATCGGCACCAAGACCTTCGGCAAGGGTCTGGTGCAGACGGTCCATGCCCTCGAGGGCGGCGCGGGCCTGGCGATCACGACAAACAAGTACCTCACGGCCGGCGGCAACGACATCCACAAGCGGGGCATCATCCCCGACATCGTCCAGGAGCCCATGAAGGTCGCGCAGCTCCCCAAGGGCGAGGCCGAGGACATTCCCCTCGAGGAGCGCAAGGGCTGGAAGGACCTGCAACTCGACAAGGGCGTGGCGTACCTCAAGGGCAAGCTGGGCATGGGCCCGGTCGTGCCGATTCCCGCCAAGAATCCCGCGCTGGCCGAGGCCGGCGCCCCGGCGGGCAACCAGCAGGCGGCCCTGCCCGAAATCCCGAAGGTGCTCGAACTCTCTGCCAACGTGGCTTTCAAGCCCAAGGCCACCAGCCTGGGAGGCGCAAGGGATGAAGCGGCGCTGATCAACGTCCTCACCGACATCTCGGCCAAGCTGCACGGCCTCACCGCCGATCAGCTCTCGGCCATCGCCAAGCACAAGGAGTTCCGCATCGAGGTGGTCGGCGAGGCATCCGCCGAGGAAGGCGACGGCGTCGCAGGCGAGCGCGCCGAGCACGTCGCCGCGTTCGTGCGGGGCTTCTTCCTGAACCTCGGCATCCCGGTCAAGGCGCAGGACCTCAAGGTGCAGGCCAGGCGCAAGGCCGAGGCCGAGGGGACCGTCGAGGTCCGCATCAACTTGCCGTATGGCGAGGTGCTGACGGGGCACTAG
- a CDS encoding peptidoglycan DD-metalloendopeptidase family protein — MQQRVERTQMELEDSLFRLRKQQRQLARTRGELETKRDRFERQRSLALSRLRAIYKFRSTSHWEALLTAPDLVDFLTRYQYLKRVSRTDEALLQELADQVNQINRLKRRYDHLVAETSNTTASIRAQKEEQVAQKNMQAAVVERIRADRRAWEQAEEQLERTSQQIEAMIRRLMARRTRKPPLGTGQFTWPVRGRITSGFGPRMHPIFRVVKPHRGIDFGAGWGSPVVAADTGVVLFSGWYDGYGKVVMIDHGADLVTMYCHLSSYGVSPGARVTRGQQIARVGSTGFSTGPHLHFEVRRNGTPVNPLGFLR, encoded by the coding sequence ATGCAGCAGCGAGTAGAGCGCACGCAGATGGAACTCGAGGACTCGTTGTTCCGCCTGCGCAAGCAGCAACGGCAACTGGCCCGCACCCGGGGCGAACTCGAGACCAAGCGCGACCGCTTCGAGCGCCAGCGCAGCCTTGCCTTGTCGCGACTCCGGGCCATCTACAAGTTCCGGAGCACCTCCCACTGGGAAGCGCTCCTGACCGCGCCCGATCTCGTGGACTTCCTCACGCGCTACCAGTACCTCAAGCGGGTTTCGCGCACCGACGAGGCCCTGCTCCAGGAACTCGCGGACCAGGTCAACCAGATCAACCGGCTCAAGCGGCGCTACGACCACCTGGTCGCCGAGACGTCCAACACCACGGCGAGCATCCGCGCCCAGAAGGAAGAGCAGGTCGCCCAGAAGAACATGCAGGCAGCCGTCGTCGAACGGATCCGCGCCGATCGCCGCGCCTGGGAGCAGGCCGAGGAGCAACTGGAGCGCACCAGCCAGCAGATCGAGGCGATGATCCGCCGGCTGATGGCGCGGCGCACGCGCAAGCCGCCGCTCGGCACCGGACAGTTCACCTGGCCGGTACGCGGCCGTATCACGAGCGGCTTCGGGCCGCGTATGCACCCGATCTTCCGCGTCGTCAAGCCTCATCGTGGCATCGATTTCGGTGCAGGTTGGGGCTCGCCGGTCGTTGCGGCGGACACCGGAGTGGTGCTATTCAGTGGGTGGTACGACGGCTACGGTAAGGTCGTGATGATCGACCATGGTGCGGATCTGGTGACGATGTACTGTCACCTGTCTTCGTATGGAGTGAGCCCGGGGGCGCGCGTCACGCGGGGCCAGCAAATCGCCAGGGTCGGATCGACGGGATTCTCGACGGGTCCGCACCTCCACTTCGAGGTCAGGCGCAACGGAACGCCCGTCAACCCGTTAGGATTCCTCCGCTAG